The bacterium (Candidatus Blackallbacteria) CG13_big_fil_rev_8_21_14_2_50_49_14 genome includes a window with the following:
- the fliP gene encoding flagellar biosynthetic protein FliP translates to MKKTQLIKYLASASFAVLALILLFYTLPALAQSGPLPTSPVAPANPTNLLDTVDMRKPMSLEELGTPLQLIVFMALLTVLPFMFIMTTSFVRTLIVLSFLRTAMGTQTNPPNQVVVGIALFLTLYTMAPVWDKINNDAIVPYLDNKITQSIAVERGLTPIKTFMLKHTSKQELGFFIRLVNQPKPQRPSDVPLHVVIPAFMVSELTTGFKMGFVLFLPFLVIDLVVANTLLALGMMMLSPVTISLPFKILVFTLADGWFLILQAIVMSFRI, encoded by the coding sequence ATGAAAAAAACACAACTGATTAAGTATCTGGCCTCAGCTTCATTTGCTGTACTGGCCTTGATCCTCCTGTTTTATACTTTACCGGCTTTGGCGCAATCGGGGCCCTTGCCGACCTCTCCTGTGGCACCGGCCAATCCAACCAACCTTTTGGATACGGTGGATATGCGCAAGCCGATGAGCCTTGAAGAATTGGGAACCCCCCTGCAATTGATTGTCTTCATGGCTTTGTTAACCGTCTTGCCCTTTATGTTTATTATGACCACCTCCTTTGTGCGTACTTTGATTGTGCTCAGTTTTCTGCGTACAGCGATGGGTACCCAAACCAATCCTCCCAACCAGGTGGTGGTAGGTATTGCCCTTTTCCTGACGCTCTATACCATGGCCCCCGTTTGGGATAAAATCAACAACGACGCAATTGTTCCCTATCTTGACAATAAGATTACCCAATCGATTGCCGTTGAAAGAGGCTTGACACCGATCAAGACCTTTATGCTCAAACATACCAGTAAACAGGAATTGGGTTTCTTTATTCGCCTGGTCAATCAACCCAAGCCCCAGCGTCCTTCCGATGTGCCCTTGCATGTGGTCATTCCCGCCTTTATGGTCAGTGAACTGACCACCGGATTTAAAATGGGGTTTGTCTTGTTTTTGCCCTTCCTGGTCATTGACTTGGTGGTTGCGAATACTTTGCTGGCCTTGGGGATGATGATGCTTTCTCCTGTTACGATTTCTCTACCCTTTAAGATTCTGGTTTTCACCCTGGCTGATGGCTGGTTCCTGATCCTTCAGGCCATTGTCATGAGCTTCCGAATATGA
- the fliQ gene encoding flagellar biosynthetic protein FliQ: MSQSLILTLGTQAIMMIVLMSLPLILTAMLVGLTVSILQAVTQIQEQTLSFVPKTICVFSMLILISPWHMSTAKQFLTHLLINLPSYLTR, from the coding sequence ATGTCCCAGAGTTTAATTCTGACCTTAGGCACCCAGGCGATCATGATGATTGTTTTGATGTCTTTGCCTTTGATTTTAACCGCTATGTTGGTGGGTTTAACGGTAAGTATTCTTCAGGCGGTTACCCAGATCCAGGAACAAACACTCAGCTTTGTGCCAAAAACCATCTGTGTTTTTAGTATGCTGATTTTGATCAGCCCCTGGCATATGAGTACAGCAAAACAGTTTCTGACGCATTTGTTGATCAACCTACCTTCTTACCTGACCCGCTAG
- the fliN gene encoding flagellar motor switch protein FliN → MKAQNKPSRKMTVSPVKFAPLVRDLPTSAVTGVLGNLELVKDVKMDVTVELGRTHLPLKEVLQLEDSSVIKLERLAGEPVDLLVNGRLIAKGEVVVIGNNFGVKITQVHKPKASESGSDAGAMEGFDEGGY, encoded by the coding sequence ATGAAAGCGCAAAACAAACCATCGCGCAAAATGACGGTAAGTCCCGTTAAGTTTGCTCCCCTGGTCCGGGATCTGCCCACCTCTGCCGTTACTGGGGTATTGGGTAATCTTGAACTGGTAAAAGATGTCAAGATGGACGTGACGGTGGAGTTGGGTAGAACCCATCTTCCCCTGAAAGAAGTCTTGCAACTTGAAGATTCTTCTGTAATCAAACTTGAGCGTTTGGCAGGCGAACCTGTTGACCTGCTCGTGAACGGACGTTTGATTGCGAAGGGCGAAGTTGTTGTCATTGGCAATAATTTCGGTGTTAAAATCACGCAGGTACATAAGCCGAAAGCTTCTGAATCTGGCAGTGATGCAGGTGCAATGGAAGGATTTGATGAGGGCGGCTATTAA